From Ruegeria sp. SCSIO 43209, a single genomic window includes:
- the rfbB gene encoding dTDP-glucose 4,6-dehydratase, translating to MKIMVTGGAGFIGSAVIRRAIAEGHAVVNIDALTYAACLENIASVADVPEYAFEQADIRDAGAMAAILNRHQPDVIMHLAAESHVDRSIDGPAAFIDTNITGTYVLLEAARAYWIGAGKPESFRFHHISTDEVFGSLGKTGFFTEDSPYQPNSPYSASKAGSDHLVRAWRETYGLPVVLTNCSNNYGPYQFPEKLIPVVILNALAGKPIPIYGAGDNIRDWLHVEDHAEALLLVLEKGELGRSYNIGGENEMTNLDLVKMLCAILDRLKPGKTPYADLITFVTDRPGHDRRYAIDPARIRNELNWRPSYTPETGLEQTVQWYLDNGAWLAALQNRSGVGERLGVAE from the coding sequence ATGAAAATTATGGTCACGGGCGGTGCCGGTTTTATTGGCTCTGCTGTCATCCGCCGCGCAATTGCTGAAGGCCATGCGGTCGTCAATATCGATGCTTTGACCTATGCGGCCTGTCTGGAGAATATCGCTTCCGTTGCGGATGTGCCTGAATACGCATTCGAGCAGGCTGACATCCGGGATGCGGGGGCGATGGCGGCGATCTTGAACAGGCACCAGCCGGATGTAATCATGCATCTGGCCGCCGAAAGCCATGTCGACCGCTCGATCGATGGTCCTGCGGCCTTTATCGACACCAACATCACCGGCACCTATGTCCTGTTGGAAGCCGCGCGCGCCTATTGGATCGGTGCCGGCAAGCCCGAGAGCTTCCGCTTTCATCATATCTCAACCGATGAAGTGTTCGGATCTTTGGGCAAGACCGGGTTTTTCACCGAAGACAGCCCCTATCAGCCCAATTCGCCTTATTCGGCCTCGAAGGCCGGGTCCGACCACCTTGTCCGGGCCTGGCGCGAAACCTATGGCCTGCCGGTGGTTCTGACCAATTGCTCGAACAATTACGGCCCCTATCAGTTTCCGGAAAAACTCATCCCGGTGGTGATCCTGAACGCGCTGGCTGGCAAACCCATCCCGATCTATGGGGCAGGGGACAACATCCGCGACTGGCTGCATGTCGAAGACCATGCTGAGGCACTGCTGTTGGTGCTGGAAAAAGGTGAGCTGGGCCGCAGCTACAATATTGGCGGTGAGAACGAGATGACCAATCTCGATTTGGTCAAAATGCTCTGCGCGATACTCGATCGGTTGAAGCCGGGCAAAACGCCCTACGCCGATCTGATCACCTTTGTCACTGACCGCCCCGGTCATGATCGTCGCTATGCCATCGACCCAGCCCGTATTCGGAACGAGTTGAACTGGCGCCCCTCTTACACACCTGAAACCGGGTTGGAACAGACGGTTCAGTGGTATCTGGACAACGGCGCATGGCTGGCTGCTCTGCAGAACCGCAGCGGCGTGGGAGAGCGGCTCGGGGTGGCCGAATGA
- a CDS encoding WecB/TagA/CpsF family glycosyltransferase: protein MKGHSRIKEETKFLFPSLAACMSDAAMSETDIQHTAKVLDLVNFPDRAGLFKSIQEHWQRSQGFALATLNLDHIVKMRGNPDFFQSYKAHSHIVADGNPIVWLSRMAGREVDLMPGSELIEPLAEMAARDNVPVAFLGATPETLDRAAQRLTIQYPGLRVVEQIAPPFGFDPQGVKAVSYLEAIRQSGAQLCFLALGAPKQEQLAIEGRRHAPGCGFVSIGAGLDFIAGSQTRAPKWVRTLALEWVWRMLRNPKRLAGRYWQCILILPGLVREARRIGRQN, encoded by the coding sequence ATGAAAGGACACTCACGCATCAAGGAAGAGACCAAGTTCCTATTTCCGTCACTGGCAGCCTGTATGAGTGATGCGGCAATGAGTGAGACAGATATCCAGCATACAGCCAAAGTTCTGGATCTTGTAAACTTCCCTGATCGGGCTGGATTGTTCAAAAGCATCCAGGAGCACTGGCAAAGAAGTCAGGGGTTTGCACTGGCGACATTGAACCTCGACCACATTGTGAAGATGCGTGGCAACCCTGACTTCTTCCAATCTTATAAAGCGCATAGTCATATTGTAGCAGATGGAAACCCGATCGTGTGGCTCTCGCGGATGGCGGGGCGGGAGGTTGATCTGATGCCGGGATCCGAGTTGATAGAGCCTCTGGCCGAAATGGCCGCTCGCGATAATGTACCTGTGGCGTTTTTGGGAGCCACACCTGAAACACTTGATCGGGCGGCACAGAGATTGACTATCCAATACCCAGGATTGCGTGTGGTTGAACAGATTGCGCCCCCTTTTGGGTTTGATCCCCAGGGGGTGAAGGCTGTTTCCTATCTTGAAGCAATACGACAGTCCGGAGCGCAACTGTGCTTTCTGGCTTTGGGGGCGCCCAAGCAGGAACAATTGGCGATTGAAGGGCGCAGGCATGCTCCTGGCTGCGGATTTGTCTCAATCGGTGCTGGGCTTGATTTCATCGCGGGTAGCCAGACTCGTGCACCCAAATGGGTAAGGACACTGGCGCTAGAATGGGTATGGCGTATGCTGAGGAACCCAAAGCGCCTAGCTGGGCGCTATTGGCAATGTATTCTGATTTTACCGGGGTTGGTGCGCGAGGCGCGACGGATTGGGAGACAGAATTGA
- the rfbC gene encoding dTDP-4-dehydrorhamnose 3,5-epimerase, translating to MKLVPLAIPEVILITPRRFGDHRGFFEETYNVNSFTDAGIDTVFVQDNHSLSGAVGTIRGLHFQAPPRAQAKLVRCGRGRFFDVAVDIRKGSPTFGDWVGAELSFENGRMLLVPAGFAHGFMTLEPETEIIYKCSDTYAPETEGAIRWDDPDIGINWPLDLAEPQLSDKDKAAPFLRNIDTPFVIEDGE from the coding sequence ATGAAATTGGTACCTCTTGCAATCCCAGAGGTGATCCTGATCACGCCCAGACGGTTTGGTGATCATCGCGGGTTCTTCGAAGAAACCTACAACGTGAACAGTTTTACCGATGCGGGCATCGATACGGTCTTCGTTCAGGATAACCACTCGCTTTCCGGTGCTGTTGGCACAATACGTGGCCTGCATTTCCAAGCGCCTCCAAGAGCGCAGGCCAAGCTGGTTCGCTGTGGGCGCGGACGCTTTTTTGACGTCGCCGTAGACATCCGCAAAGGTTCTCCCACCTTCGGCGATTGGGTCGGCGCAGAACTCAGTTTTGAAAACGGTCGAATGTTGCTGGTGCCCGCCGGGTTTGCTCATGGCTTCATGACATTAGAGCCGGAGACCGAGATCATCTATAAATGCTCCGACACCTACGCTCCGGAAACAGAAGGCGCCATTCGGTGGGATGATCCCGATATTGGAATTAATTGGCCGCTGGACCTAGCCGAACCGCAATTGTCAGATAAAGATAAAGCAGCTCCATTTTTGCGAAATATAGATACTCCGTTTGTGATTGAGGATGGTGAATGA
- the rfbD gene encoding dTDP-4-dehydrorhamnose reductase, whose translation MKALVFGHSGQVATELRRRAPTHGISVEALDRSQADLSDPQSCVDAIRSTDADVIINAAAYTAVDKAEDEPQLARVINGDTPGAMARAAAERDLPFLHISTDYVFDGAGDMPRTTQDPTDPLGSYGQTKLVGEHQISQAGGWYAILRTSWVFSAHGHNFVKTILRLAETRDTLTIVADQIGGPTPAADIAKTLLAIAKTGRQAEGGLFHYSGTPDVSWAGFAREIVSQAGLATQITDIPTTDYSTPAPRPLNSRLECSRLNDIYGLGRPDWKAGLAQVLADLKVADSPALKG comes from the coding sequence ATGAAGGCACTGGTCTTCGGCCATAGCGGGCAGGTTGCTACGGAACTGCGCCGACGCGCGCCGACGCACGGCATCTCGGTCGAGGCGCTGGACCGCTCCCAAGCGGACCTGTCTGATCCGCAGAGCTGTGTTGACGCTATCCGAAGCACGGATGCGGATGTGATCATAAACGCCGCAGCTTACACGGCGGTCGACAAGGCCGAGGATGAGCCCCAGCTAGCCCGGGTGATCAACGGGGATACACCGGGGGCTATGGCGCGCGCCGCAGCAGAGCGTGATTTGCCCTTCCTACACATCTCAACCGACTATGTGTTTGACGGGGCGGGGGATATGCCCCGCACCACGCAGGACCCGACAGACCCTTTGGGTTCTTATGGCCAGACCAAGCTGGTGGGAGAACACCAGATTTCCCAAGCGGGTGGGTGGTATGCGATCCTAAGGACAAGTTGGGTGTTTTCGGCCCACGGACACAACTTTGTCAAAACCATCCTGAGGCTGGCCGAGACCCGTGACACGCTGACCATCGTGGCGGATCAGATCGGGGGGCCGACACCGGCAGCTGATATTGCCAAGACGCTGCTGGCCATAGCCAAAACCGGACGGCAGGCCGAAGGCGGGCTGTTTCACTATTCCGGGACACCCGATGTCAGCTGGGCCGGTTTCGCGCGCGAAATTGTCTCGCAGGCGGGGCTGGCAACCCAGATCACCGATATTCCGACAACAGATTACTCGACCCCGGCCCCCAGACCGCTGAATTCACGGCTGGAGTGTTCGCGGCTCAATGACATTTACGGGCTTGGGCGGCCTGACTGGAAAGCCGGATTGGCGCAGGTGCTGGCCGATCTGAAGGTTGCAGATAGCCCTGCCTTGAAAGGATAG
- the rfbA gene encoding glucose-1-phosphate thymidylyltransferase RfbA gives MMQRKGIILAGGSGTRLYPITMAVSKQLLPIYDKPMIFYPLSVLMLSQIREIAIITTPQDQDQFQRLLGDGSQYGLSLTWITQPSPDGLAQAYTLAEDFLAGAPSAMILGDNIFFGHGLPDLLREADLQERGGSVFAYRVADPERYGVVDFEGQKVRGIIEKPKVPPSNYAVTGLYFLDGDAPARARQVQPSERGELEITSLLEMYLNEGLLNVQTMGRGFAWLDTGTHGSLLDAGNFVRTLTDRQGMQTGSLDEIAWANGWIDDEALEERSRLFAKSTYGKYLKLLLN, from the coding sequence ATCATGCAACGCAAAGGTATCATTCTGGCTGGCGGTTCGGGTACTCGGCTGTATCCGATCACAATGGCGGTCTCAAAACAGTTGCTGCCGATCTATGACAAGCCGATGATCTTCTACCCGCTGAGCGTGCTCATGCTGTCGCAGATCCGCGAGATCGCGATCATCACAACACCACAGGATCAGGATCAGTTTCAGCGTCTGTTGGGTGACGGCAGTCAGTACGGCCTGTCGCTTACCTGGATCACTCAGCCTTCGCCTGACGGTCTGGCGCAGGCTTATACTTTGGCAGAGGATTTCCTTGCAGGTGCCCCGTCCGCGATGATCCTGGGTGACAATATCTTCTTCGGCCACGGCCTGCCGGATTTGCTGCGCGAAGCAGATCTACAAGAGCGTGGTGGATCTGTGTTCGCCTATCGCGTTGCCGACCCCGAACGTTATGGTGTGGTTGATTTCGAGGGTCAGAAAGTACGCGGCATCATCGAGAAGCCGAAAGTACCACCCTCAAACTACGCGGTGACCGGGCTCTATTTCCTTGACGGCGATGCCCCTGCCCGTGCCCGTCAGGTCCAACCGTCCGAGCGGGGCGAGCTGGAAATCACGTCCCTGCTGGAGATGTATCTGAACGAAGGCTTGCTAAATGTTCAGACCATGGGCCGTGGCTTTGCCTGGTTGGATACCGGTACACATGGGTCGCTGCTGGATGCGGGAAACTTCGTGCGCACACTTACAGACCGGCAAGGGATGCAGACCGGCAGCCTGGATGAGATCGCCTGGGCTAACGGCTGGATTGATGATGAAGCGCTTGAAGAACGGTCCCGGCTGTTTGCTAAGTCTACTTATGGTAAGTATCTAAAACTACTTCTGAATTGA